The genomic segment ATGCATTACTGTAAAATCAAACAACCGACAAGCGGTGTCCGGATGCCTCCGGAATCACTGTCCGGATGTTTCCGGAACGGTGTCCGGATGTTCCCGGATTCGCTGTCCGGATAAACCGGAATACGCAAAGTAAGGCACAACATCATACAGGCTTCTTTTTTCAACAAAGAAATTATAGATTTCTCTGTAATAAACAATAGTATATTTTTCAACGCACGAAAACTTACTTAGGTCAATGCGATTGTAATTCGGTGAAAAAATAAAGCAGCTCGGAGTTTTCTTACGATATTCATCATCAGATGTAACAAATTGATAGTATTTTTTTAGCTGTGACTGTACCTGGTCGCTGTAAATATCATGTCGGTCATCAATACCGTTGATGCTTGATTTAATTTTATTTTCTATTACAACGGCATTATTTTTGTCAGAAATAAGTAGGTCAATGTTTCTCTTTTCTCTCTCAATAGTAAAATCTTTTTGTACCTCGATATGCAGAACCTCTCTTGCAAAACGAGAAAAAGCTTCTCTATTTATATCAAAAAAATAAGCAAACATATTTGAAAAAGCGAGTTCATTATCTTCCTGTCTGATTATTTTTAGAAAATTGAAATATGGATCTTTTTGAAGTTCCGGCAATTCAGAAATTGCTTGTGTCGTATTAGCATCTTCCCATAACTCTCTGTTCTCAATTATCTGATTCAAATCAGCGAAAGAATCCGGCTTTTCATTTTCGTTGTAGAATTCCCTTAATGTTTGTTTGCCAAATCCTTTATTAGTTCGGATGAAGAAATTGTTGTCGCCACTTACAGATGCATCGTCTGTAATATATATCTGATTTTTGGGCTTGATAACCTTATCTGCAACAAAGGTAGTATAAGCATTCTTTTCTTCTTGAAGACTCCCGTGATACAAGTTTTCATTAAATAAATCTACAAGACTTATACCGCCATAGGTCAATCCTAATGCAACTTGTCCTTTATATCTCTCTTCTCGTGGGAGTTTGCTGTCGGCAAAATCGAGAATCGTAACACCCTCTGCCTTGGCTAGTACTTTATATGTTTTCGAGGCAAATTTTCGTACCAACAAAACAGTTATTCTATTTTCTCCATGAGATAATTCTATCGTTCCTTGTGAATTGAGATAAATATAGTTTTTTCCATCATCTGCCTTATAGAGATTTATGATTTCATGACCTATATTATCGCCCTCTGACAAATATGCTCCAACATACATTTTGTTAATTATTATTTCACGGCTCATAGGTGTTGGGTTTACTTTTACTGTGGTTTTTGGTTTATATTCAACCGGAGCTATGGATTCATCCGATAACAGAAACAAGCGAAATCTTCTAAGATGTGATAAGTACCCACTTACAAGTGAATTTACATTACCGGTCGAGTTTTCAGAAAGAGCTTTTATCAATGCATTCTTTGCCTCAGTCTCAAAATCAGTAGCGTTCACCGCATTCCAGAACAGCTCTTTGCTTCCTTTCCTCCAAAGGTAGAAGGTGTCCACATAAGCAGTATTGATTGTTGCTGTCGAAATGTTCTGGCTATGTAGGAAGCTCTTATATAAAGCACGCAGCTCATCATACGGTAGAGCTTTCATTTTGTTAATATCCAAAGTCAAACCTCCTTTGCCCAATCAAATCTACTCATCCTCGTCCTCCTCAGTTATGTTAATGCCAAATAACATCTGGAACTTATCGAAGTTATAAGGGTATGAGTTATCACCATCAAACATTACCGGTTTATGTCCATTGTTATATTCAAATTCCAACCCCCACTGCGTACCATCACACACTGTGTATCCGAAGCGCTTAGTTGAATATCTTCTGCGCCATTCACCGATGTGAAGCTCCTGAAGTGCGGCTATAAAAGTATCCTTTGTAAATGGCTCCTTGTTATCATCATCCACCAATGAGAGTGGTTCTTCATCTTCCCATAATTTTGTATAGGCTTTCAATCCATCTGATAGTTCTACAACATAGCTACGGTAGCCACCAAAGAAACCGCCAATGCTAAAGGTAATCTTGCAGATGGCATCCATATTTGCATCAAAGTCAGCAACCTTTTCTTCTGACTTTGATAAGGTATAAGTTCCACCAGCTTCAGCATAGGCTTGCTTGGCTCTTTCCAAATATTCACGAGTCCAGTGAAGGCGCGTATCTTCACTCGGATGCATAATAAGTTTTACGCCATAGTCGGGGCTTTCCATTGTATTTTTAAGACGACCTATTTCTTGCTTAAGCCCACGTATAACGGTCAGAATCTGCTCTTTATTTTTTCCTTTAAGATACTCTTCGTAGTATCCTTCCGGGCTAATCATCATGTTAGGCCGCCTCCTTTACTCATTTCCTGTCTTTATTTCATTGCCATCGGGCAGAATGAAAGTCTGCTCAAACTTAACATTCATCACATCTGCTATGGCCTTAAGTTCTTCTAATGTAATAGTCTCACGCTTTAGCTTCTTTCCGAAATTCTGTGGGGACTGGCCTAACCGCCTAGCCAATTCGGAAACGCTCATGTTCATTTGTTCACAAAGCTGTCGTACCATGTCCGAAGTTTTCATTATAATTCCTCCAAACCTCAATAGGAACATTGTAAACCATTTGGTTTCAATTTACAATATTTACACATTAATTGTTTTATAAACAACGAAACCCGCAACTCTGACACAAGAGCTGCGGGTGATTTAGCATTGCTTAGTTATTCGTCAATTTGAATTTCAATACCGGACTTAAATTCAACTATGATGTGGTCGTCGTAAACCGTTATCTTTTCCAAGAGAGTCCTCACATAGTCTTCTTCATATTCAGTTAGCTCACAAGGCAGGTCGTTAAGGAAACGCATCAACTCATCAATTCGCTTTTTCAGATCCTGTCGGGATGCCTGCTCGTTTTGAAGGGACTGCTTCTCATCGCGCAGCCTCCTAATCTCCAGACCAAGCTCATCACCGGTATTCTTAGAATTAACGGTTGCCATTAGCTCCTGCTGCATTGACTTCATCTGCTCATCAATCGCTGCAATCTGATTCGTAGTGTCTTCCTCCAGACTGCTCTCGATATTCTCTCGTAAAAGCGGTAGGATTGCTTCCTTTTCGCGGAACGCTTCGTTTATAGCCTTTATAACTACCTTCTGAAGCAATTCTTCGTGAACAGTTCTTGCCAGGCAATCAGGGCCGTCTTTTTCAACCCTGCTGACACAGCGCCAAACGGTGGACTTACACCCGCGATTGTTCCATTTAATTCTGCGGAATATGTCACCACAGTATGCGCAGAAAACTATTCCGGATAAAGCGTAGCGACCACTATAGATTCGTTTGCGCTTTGTGGTGCCTTTGGTAAGATTTGCGCGTCTTGCGATTTCCCCCTGTACCTTTAGAAAAATATCCTTTGGAATAATAGCTTCATGGCTGTCCTCTACATAATACTTAGGAACCTGTCCCCTATTAGCTTCACGCTTCTTTTCAAGAATATCCACCGTATAAGTCTTCTGAAGCAAAGCGTCTCCGATGTACTTCTCGTTTGTAAGTATCTGCTTAATATTGCTTTCATGCCATTTTTCATTACCAGCACCGTTTAAAATCCCGTTGGCTTCAAGCGATCTTTTTATCTGTAAGAAGCTCTTACCGGAAAGGTACTCTCTATAAATACGCTTCACAACTTCGGCTTGCTCTGGATCAATGATGAGGTGCCCCTCTTCATCTTTGGTATATCCCAGGAACCAGTTGTGATTGACCTGAACTTTTCC from the Pelotomaculum isophthalicicum JI genome contains:
- a CDS encoding PD-(D/E)XK nuclease family protein, which codes for MDINKMKALPYDELRALYKSFLHSQNISTATINTAYVDTFYLWRKGSKELFWNAVNATDFETEAKNALIKALSENSTGNVNSLVSGYLSHLRRFRLFLLSDESIAPVEYKPKTTVKVNPTPMSREIIINKMYVGAYLSEGDNIGHEIINLYKADDGKNYIYLNSQGTIELSHGENRITVLLVRKFASKTYKVLAKAEGVTILDFADSKLPREERYKGQVALGLTYGGISLVDLFNENLYHGSLQEEKNAYTTFVADKVIKPKNQIYITDDASVSGDNNFFIRTNKGFGKQTLREFYNENEKPDSFADLNQIIENRELWEDANTTQAISELPELQKDPYFNFLKIIRQEDNELAFSNMFAYFFDINREAFSRFAREVLHIEVQKDFTIEREKRNIDLLISDKNNAVVIENKIKSSINGIDDRHDIYSDQVQSQLKKYYQFVTSDDEYRKKTPSCFIFSPNYNRIDLSKFSCVEKYTIVYYREIYNFFVEKRSLYDVVPYFAYSGLSGQRIREHPDTVPETSGQ
- a CDS encoding helix-turn-helix domain-containing protein; this translates as MKTSDMVRQLCEQMNMSVSELARRLGQSPQNFGKKLKRETITLEELKAIADVMNVKFEQTFILPDGNEIKTGNE
- a CDS encoding recombinase family protein, which translates into the protein MISLASNVTVIPAKKTVGTQKATDKKQKTRVAAYCRVSTDSDEQETSYEAQIQHYTSYIESHPDWVLAGIYADDGISGMNAKKRDEFRRMINDCHEGKIDMVITKSISRFARNTVDCLNYTRALKNKNIGVYFEKENINTLDAKGEVLMTIMASLAQQESESLSANVRLGLQFRYQQGKVQVNHNWFLGYTKDEEGHLIIDPEQAEVVKRIYREYLSGKSFLQIKRSLEANGILNGAGNEKWHESNIKQILTNEKYIGDALLQKTYTVDILEKKREANRGQVPKYYVEDSHEAIIPKDIFLKVQGEIARRANLTKGTTKRKRIYSGRYALSGIVFCAYCGDIFRRIKWNNRGCKSTVWRCVSRVEKDGPDCLARTVHEELLQKVVIKAINEAFREKEAILPLLRENIESSLEEDTTNQIAAIDEQMKSMQQELMATVNSKNTGDELGLEIRRLRDEKQSLQNEQASRQDLKKRIDELMRFLNDLPCELTEYEEDYVRTLLEKITVYDDHIIVEFKSGIEIQIDE